ggtttattacttggacgacccagtgcacttgctggttagttgtgcgaagttgtgaaattatgtttagaccatggtattgagcaccaagtttttggagccattaccggggattgtttgagttgtgaaaagaagagatcacaatttcgtgcaccacgctccattggttcttcaagaggaagacgccatcgtcactaaggtggacttattccttaatctccttgtctatttatttttctgttttcggttttgagctttatgtttggctatgttttgtgtcttcacgacatgatcattagtgcctagtgtctatgtcttaaagctatgaataattccatgaatccttcacctctcttaaataaaaaatgtgctaaattttaaaagaacaagaagtacttggatttcaaattttatcttgaaattagtttaattattttgatgtggtggcaatactttttgttttctgaatgaatgcatgaatagtgcatatttttttatcttgttgtttatgaatgttaaaattgttgcctcttgaaagaatgatgaacaaagaaaaatgttactgataatctgaaaaatcatgaaattgattcttgaagcaagaaaaagcagtgaaaaaaaaataatagtgaaaaaaagtggcaaaaaaaagaaagaaagaaaatgaaaaagcaagcagaaaaagccaatagccttaaaaccaaaaggcaagggtaaaaaggatcctaggctttgagcattaatggataggagggcccaaggaaataaaatccagacCTAAGCGgttaaatcaagctgtccctaaccatgtgcttgtgtcatgaaggtccaagtgaaaagcttgagactaagtggttaaagtcatgatccaaagcaaaaaaagtgtgcttaagaactctggacacctctaactggggactttagcaaagctaagtcacaatctgaaaaggttcacctagttatgtgtctgtggcatttatgtatccggtggtaatattggaaaataaagtgcttagggccacggccaagactcataaagtagctgtgttcaagaatcaacatacttaactaggagaatcaataacactatctaaaattctgagttcctatagatgccaatcattctaaacttcaaaggaaaaagtgagatgccaaaactgttcagaagcaaaaagctactagccccgctcatctaattaggactaagtttcattgatattgtgagattcattgtacattctcttctttttatcctatttgatttttagttgcttggggacaagcaacaatttaagtttggtgttatgatgagcggataatttatacgctttttggcattgtttttacatagtttttagtatgatttagttagtttttagtatatttttattagattttaagaaaaattcacatttctagactttactatgagtttgtgtgtttttctgtgatttcaggtatttctggctgaaattgaaggacctgagcaaaaatctgattcagaggctgaagaatgactgcagatgttgttggattctgacctctctgcactcgaaatggagtatttggagctacaaaaatccaaatggcgctctctcaacagcgttggaaagtagacatctagggctttccaaaaatatataatagtctatacttttcccgagtttagatgacacaaactggcgtttaacgccagctttctacCCTATtagggtgttaaacgccagaaacaagttgcaaagcagagtcaaacgccataaacaagttacaaactggtgttcaactccaaggaagacctctagacgtgaaagcttcaatgctctgcccaagcacacaccaaatgggcccggaagtggatttctgcatcatttactcatttttgtacccctagtaactagtctagtataaataggacgttttactattgtattttcatcttggtatctatctttgatcagtttatgcaatcttagaccttgggggctggccacacggccatgcctagaccttgttcttatgtattttcaatggtggagtttctacacaccatagattaagggtgtggagctctgctgttcctcgagtattaatacaattactactattttctattcaattcaagcttattcttattctaagatattcattcgcacttcaacctgatgaatgtgatgatccgtgacactcatcaccattctcacttatgaacacgtgtctgacaaacacttctgttctacctacgaaagctagagtgtgtatctcttggattcctggtccacgaCGGATGGTTGCCTCtcttgacaacagagccttccattccatgagatcagagtattcgtggtataagctagaatccattggcagcattcttgagatccagaaagtctaagccttgtctgtgatattccgagtaggatctgggatgggatgattgtgacgagcttcaaacacgcgactgtagggcatggtgacagacgcaaaaggatagtaaatcctattcctacacgatcgagaaccaacagttgattagccatgcgggaaactgtagaggacctttttcactgagaggatgggaagtagccattgacaatggtaacgccctacatacagcttgccatagaaaggagtatgaaggattggatgaaggcagtaggaaagcagagatttaagaaggataaagcatctccatacacttatctaaaatttccaccaatgatttacataagtatctctatatttattttacgttttatttacctttttaaaactccataaccatttgaatccgcctgactgagatttacaagatgaccatagcttgcttcaagccgacaatctccatgggatcgacccttactcacgtaaggtttattacttggacgacccagtgcacttgctggttagttatgcgatGTTGTTAAAAAtagtgatattacaattgtgcgtaccaagttgttggcgccattgagatcacaatttcgtgcaccagtgtcCAAGATCACAAAATCGGTAGGAAAGATGAACTCTCCAACCTTCACTAATAAGTTATCCACAACTCCATTGGATATCTTGATTGATCTATCTGCCATTACAAGTGACATCCTGGTAGGTTTGATTTCCTCTATGGCAAGCTTTTTCATCATTGAGAGGGGCATCAAGTTGATGCTAGCACCCAAATCACAAAGAGCTTTTTCTAATGTCATTTTGCCTATAGTGCATGATATGacaaaactccctgggtctttAAGCTTTGGTGGAATACCCCTTTGAAtcactgcactgcattcttcagttaGGATGATGGTTTCCTTCTCATGCCGCTTCTCTTCTTATTGATGAGTTCTTTTAAGAATTTTGCATACAAAGGCATTTACTGTAATGCTTCAGCAAGGGGGATATTAATTTCCAGCTTTTTAAAAACTTCTAGGAACTTGGGAAATTGTTGATCCTTGAGCTCCTTCTGTAATCTTTGAGGGTATGGCGAAGGAGGGGTGTAAGGCTTCACCATCTTCCTCTGTTCTTGTGATTGCTCATCCATGactttctttcccttctttgaAGCTTGtggctcttcttctttctccttGAGCTTCTCCTGGTCTTTCTCTTCAGTTGCCATTTCTTTCTTGCTGCTGGCCTTGTTATCCTTCACTGTTCTTCCACTCCTCAGTTAGATTGCCTTGCATTCCTCCTTGGGGTTTGGGATAGTGTCACTTGGAAGTGTATTGGTGGGTCTTTCAGCTACTATTTGCTTGGACAGTTGTCCAATTTGCCTTTCCGGATTCCTTAGTGAAGCTTCATGGTTCCTATTGGCCAATTCTTGATGCTtgatcattttcttcatcattatcTCCAAATTGGAAATTCTTTGGGATTCTTGGGGTGGCTGTGGTTAACTGTAGAATGTGGATGGTGGGtgaaaattattttggttaGCTGAGGGGTTATTAGGTGGATAGAAGTTGGATGGGGGTtggttattttgtggttttctataTGGATTTTGGTTAGTATTTTGATGGTTTTGATGGTTTATGTTACGTGAATAATTTTGGTTGGAGTTTCTCTGCCAGGATTGTTGGTTTTGGTTCTCTCCCCACCTCAAATTAGGGTGGTTCCTCCAAGAAGggttgtaagtatcaccatgaaattcattCTGACCAGCACCTTGATTGTGCATATAATTAACTTGCTTCGGTTGTTGCTCTTCATAGCTCTCTTCATTTTGTCCCCATGTAGGTGATGGTTGAATTGTAGTGTTCACTGCTGCAATTTGAAGACCATCAATCCTCTTGGCCATCATCTTCATTTGCTGCTGGATCTGTTGATGCATCaccttgttttgtgccaagatgtTGTCCACACCTTCCAGCTCCAATACACCCTTCCTTTGAGctggttggcgttgcctttTATAAGCATAGAAGTATTGGTTATTTGCCACAGTGTTTATGAGATTCTGAGCTTCCTCAGCTGTCTTCATTAGTTGTACTGATCCTCCAGTAGAATAATCCAAAGCTTCTTGAGCTTTTAAAGTCAATCCCTCACAGAAATTTTGAAGTCTGTCCCATtcattaaacatctctggtgggcacTTCCTAATCAAGGCTTTGTATCTTTTCCAGGCCTCATAAAGTGATTCTCCATCCATTTGGGTGAAGGTTTGCACCTCTGTCTTTAATCTTATGATCATctgaggtgggtagaatgtagcCAAACATTTGCTCACTAAATCCTCCCAgttgttgatgctttctttgggAAATGCTTCTAACTATTGAGTTGCTTTATCCCTCAGGGAAAATGGAAACAACAAATAAATGTCTGGGTGTACACTATTTGTCTTAACTGTGTCACATATCCTCAAAAAGATGGCTAGGTGCTGATTTGGATCTTCCAAGGGACCTCCTCCATAAGAACAGTTGTTCTGCACCAGTGTAATGagttgaggtttcaactcaaagttgtttgcatgaACATTTGGAGTGAGTATGCTACTTCCACATTTTCTTGCACTGGGGAAGGTGTAGGAGGCTAGAACTCTCCTTTGAGGCTGGCCATTGTTATTAGCCACCCCTTCATCGGGTAGATTAGGGGGGTTGCCCTCCATCTCTTGATTCTCTTCCTCTAATTATTCTTCTTCAATTACTCCCTTCACTCTTGCTTCTCTTCTCAATCTCAAGAATGTTCTCTCTGGTTCAGGGTCAAAAGAAATGCAGTCACCTCTTCTCCCTCCTGACATGCAACCAAAACAACAAGAAACGCAAACAGAGCACTCTGTTCCTTGAGTGCTGTTAGGATTAGTAGAGACAAAATCTCAAATACTTAGTGTGCTtaacaaaacaaagaaaaaaatgcttaatctagattatcaccctacttaatcattgtcaatctatatcaatccccggcaacggcgccaaaaacttgatgaggaaaaaatgattccacacaaactcaccgacaagtgtactgggtcgcatcaagtaataataactcacaagagtgaggtcgatcccacagggattgatggattgagcaactttagtatggtgatgaatttagttaaaCGAATATTTGATGATTTGGGTGAAACTTGATTAACAGaaataaaattgcaagaaaataaaagggaggaggtaaattcaaAAAATCTTAAAGTGTAGAAGAAGTAAAttacagaaacttaaagtgcaagaaagtaaaagagctgaaacttaaattgcaagaaaagtaaataactgaaacttaaagtgcaaggtATTTAAATTGCTGAATCTAAATTGACAgaaaacttaaattgcatgaagaATAAAGGGATTTGGGTACTGGGATTCAAAACTGAGCTGGAAAATataaagtgcagtaaattaaagaagtgtgagatgaagagaaattgcagaagaaccaaaacagaaatgaaaaatttcagaagaaagaaaatcaaagagacAACTAAGATCAAATCCCCAATTATTAGAATTATAAAAAGGAAAAGCAAATGGGATGATTCTCAGATGAAGAATTTCAGTCCAATTCCTCAATCTGAGTTCAAAACTCAAAACAGAAAATAGAAGttgcaaaagaaagaaaaatgaacaCAGAAAGAAAGATCAGATCCGATCTCAATTCCCCAAATTCCCAAAATTCTAAAAGGAAACTAAAAGATAGCTAAAGTAAAAGTCCTCCCCTTAAATTAAATttgctcctatttatacactttctatttccATCATCAAGCACTTGGAGTGGGCTTTTATTGGTTTGGCCTTATAAGAAGTGGATCAGAGGTGCTTGTTTGCTCCCAGGGGAACGTTCAGTTCACAAAATGAGCGCTCCGTTCATTAACCAGCGCACATTTTCACTAGCCAGCGCTCTCTTAATGAGCGTTATGCTTGCTTGCTGAGCGCTGCACCTTGCGTGCTTCTTAGGTGCACTCTCTTAATGAGCGCCAAGTTAACTTAGTGAGCGCTCCTAGTGTGTATGGATAGCACAAGGCTTGCCTCCCAGACTTGAGATTCACGAAAATGCTCACTAAGCTCACTTAGTGAGCATGGCGCTCACTTTGGAAGTGAACGCTACTCCAAAATGTTGCTGAGCGTGGCGTTCTCATTGTGAACGCATCGCTTTATTGTTTGCTTCCCCCTTGTCTTCATTTCATCACCTAAAAAACAACCAAACAAACAATCAAAGTCtaaccaaaatcacaaggtctttgcatcattcataaaatcaattaattctagcataaatcttatgattttgtgtaaaataaatgatgtttgattgattcaaaataatcatgaaattccactcaaatcacttacttattgtgcaagaaagtgcataaaacctaatgaagcAAATGAAAAATGCATGTAAAACTatcataagatgacttgtcatcaatagACTGAACTTAGCAagcattttttcaaaatttgacaTGAAATCTGGGTACTAGCAAATCCGGATTAGCGAGGAGGATAGATACAAAACGGCATTCACAGTACCTTTCCGTCAGTACGAATGGAATGTGATGCCTTTTGGCCTAAAAAATGCCCCATTCGAATTCCAAAAAATCATGAATGACATTTTCAATCCTTTTTTCGACTTTGCCATCGTCACGTGCTAATTTTTTCCCAGTCTTTGCATGAACATTTTAAACATGTGAAAACTTTTATGCACACTGGTGAACAAAATTGTTACTTATGCTTAAATtattgttcgaaattgattgtccCTGGTGATGGTGCCAAAACCTGGTGCGTAATACCATGGACCaaacataacttcacaacttcgcacaactaaccagcaagtgtactgggtcgtccaagtaataaaccttacgtgagtaagggtcgatcccacagagattgttggtatgaagcaagctatggtcatcttgtagatctcagtcaggctgaaTCAATTGGATTATGGTTTTCggaaaatataaagagatacttaattaaataataaagaatagaaatacttatgtaaattaatggtgggaatttcaaataagcatatggagatgcttgtctttgttgaatctctgctttcctactgctttcatc
This sequence is a window from Arachis stenosperma cultivar V10309 chromosome 10, arast.V10309.gnm1.PFL2, whole genome shotgun sequence. Protein-coding genes within it:
- the LOC130957084 gene encoding uncharacterized protein LOC130957084 — protein: MDGESLYEAWKRYKALIRKCPPEMFNEWDRLQNFCEGLTLKAQEALDYSTGGSVQLMKTAEEAQNLINTVANNQYFYAYKRQRQPAQRKGVLELEGVDNILAQNKVMHQQIQQQMKMMAKRIDGLQIAAVNTTIQPSPTWGQNEESYEEQQPKQVNYMHNQGAGQNEFHGDTYNPSWRNHPNLRWGENQNQQSWQRNSNQNYSLKDNKASSKKEMATEEKDQEKLKEKEEEPQASKKGKKVMDEQSQEQRKMVKPYTPPSPYPQRLQKELKDQQFPKFLEVFKKLEINIPLAEALQ